One genomic window of Plasmodium coatneyi strain Hackeri chromosome 12, complete sequence includes the following:
- a CDS encoding SICA antigen — translation MFTEFSNNPIGGDDKYDYENLNELAEICEKKSDNNGILNTDEDREFCRTLVKNLMIVTKDKLPCQKEKKDLPDMWDCIPKCDLLNTWLIYVKMTCKREELIKHVFEKVNNMKEKVKYKDVFEKCEYGQIKPGWRGDKAMMMELYKFLMKEDGRSKIMDIHNQNWCGGRGIKSRSKTRERSESEADNEEEDGNEDEKYKEFTREVEKIVASIPEEQPTKVPEIPKKVIPEEKKPTSEDTGPNHEETDRLDGVTSTVTTTITNATLSFPEKNDDKLLQHILKTMQGVRILLRLSLLIMSKQREMVILLLLVKVVLKDMVMLLLVVEEVYFGMLRKTRKRYRRAHQIRGPSLEEQIVDHVDDQGGPREYYIVKERKPRSTPMKRKKKGVPGRRRRMIIDIHLEVLDECQKGDLHSTKEDFFKILVQEFMGSNFMKEEKVKSSESGFREEDFIPKEQVPSSDSGFREGRLCS, via the exons ATGTTCACGGAGTTCTCAAATAATCCTATTGGAGGCGACGATAAATATGACTACGAGAACTTGAATGAATTGGCTGAAATATGCGAAAAGAAATCGGACAATAATGGAATATTGAATACGGACGAAGACAGAGAATTTTGTAGAACtcttgtaaaaaatttaatgataGTAACAAAGGACAAGTTACCAtgtcaaaaagaaaagaaagatcTGCCGGATATGTGGGATTGTATTCCAAAGTGTGATCTTCTGAATACATggcttatatatgtaaaaatgaCTTGTAAGAGGGAGGAACTGATTAAACACGTGTTTGAGAAAGTGAATAAtatgaaggagaaagtaaaatataaggatgtttttgaaaaatgtgaatatggACAGATAAAGCCAGGCTGGAGAGGGGACAAAGCAATGATGATGGAGTTATATAAATTTCTGATGAAGGAAGACGGAAGGAGTAAAATAATGGACATACATAACCAGAATTGGTGTGGTGGGAGAGGCATAAAGAGTCGTTCGAAGACAAGGGAAAGATCAGAGTCTGAAGCTGataatgaagaggaagatggaAATGAAGATGAGAAATATAAAGAGTTTACGAGGGAGGTGGAGAAAATAGTTGCTAGCATTCCAGAAGAACAACCTACCAAAGTTCCTGAAATACCAAAGAAGGTTATTCCtgaagaaaagaagccaACGTCGGAAGACACTGGCCCTAATCACGAAGAAACAG ACCGTCTTGATGGGGTCACCTCAACCGTGACAACCACAATTACCAATGCAACATTATCGTTCCCTGAGAAAAATGACGATAAACTTTTACAGCACATATTGAAAACAATGCAAGGTGTA AGGATACTGTTGAGGTTAAGCCTACTGATCATGAGCAAGCAGCGGGAGATGGTGATTCTCCTACTCCTGGTGAAAGTGGTGCTGAAAGACATGGTGATGCTTCTCTTGGTGGTAGAGGAGGTG tactttggaatgctccgtaagacaagaaaacgttacagaagagctcatcaaATACGTGGTCCATCCTTAGAAgagcagattgttgaccatgtAGACGACCAGGGCggtccacgtgaatattacattgtaaaggaacgcaaacctcgttctacacctatgaaaaggaagaaaaaaggggttcCTGGTCgtcgtcgccgcatgattattgatattcatttagaagtcttagacgaatgtcaaaaaggggacctgcattcaacgaaggaagacttttttaaaattttggttcaagagtttatgggaagcaattttatgaaggaagaaaaggttaaAAGTTCAGAATCCGGGTtcagggaggaagactttattcctaaggaacaggttccaagttcagattccggatttagggaaggaagactttgttcctaa